One Oryzomonas sagensis DNA segment encodes these proteins:
- the fdhE gene encoding formate dehydrogenase accessory protein FdhE → MSNEDQLLEPGQIEPPAGEIRFLFLAERDLFARRAERFRLLAPGHPLADYLSFLALLADAQQEALDRFPAVPPPTPEEQALCREHGMPLLAARSWRRNSAWREGLALILRRMAGAEVPAAAREAAAGLLAAAECRLDDLADKILAGDQAAVPPPELPFVAAALQAYWVHMATALGEHAFARLEAGGVCPVCGSAPASGIVHANGSKQGLRYLSCSLCATQWHMVRLKCSSCEATEGLGYYSLEGTNGAVKAESCPECNAYLKLLYLEKDGRMEATADDLATLTLDMLMGEAGKVRGGPNLFLHPGGGVEEA, encoded by the coding sequence ATGAGCAACGAAGACCAGCTGCTTGAGCCGGGGCAGATCGAACCGCCGGCCGGGGAGATACGTTTCCTGTTCCTGGCCGAACGCGACCTGTTCGCCCGCCGCGCCGAGCGCTTCCGGCTCCTTGCCCCCGGCCATCCCCTGGCGGATTACCTGAGCTTCCTGGCGCTGCTGGCCGATGCCCAGCAGGAGGCCCTGGACCGGTTCCCCGCCGTGCCTCCTCCCACCCCCGAAGAACAGGCGCTCTGCCGCGAGCACGGCATGCCGCTCCTGGCCGCCCGCTCCTGGCGCCGCAACTCGGCCTGGCGGGAGGGGCTGGCCCTGATCCTGCGCCGCATGGCCGGGGCGGAGGTACCCGCTGCCGCCCGCGAAGCCGCGGCGGGGCTGCTGGCTGCTGCCGAATGCAGGCTGGATGATCTGGCCGACAAGATACTGGCGGGCGATCAGGCCGCCGTCCCTCCCCCGGAACTCCCCTTTGTCGCCGCCGCCCTCCAGGCCTACTGGGTGCACATGGCCACGGCCCTGGGGGAACACGCCTTTGCCCGGCTGGAAGCGGGCGGGGTCTGCCCGGTGTGCGGTTCGGCGCCGGCCTCCGGCATCGTCCACGCCAACGGCTCGAAACAGGGGCTGCGCTACCTCTCCTGCTCCCTCTGCGCCACCCAGTGGCACATGGTGCGGCTCAAGTGCAGCAGTTGCGAGGCCACCGAGGGGCTCGGCTACTACAGCCTGGAGGGGACCAACGGTGCGGTCAAGGCGGAGAGTTGCCCGGAGTGCAACGCCTACCTGAAGCTGCTGTATCTGGAGAAGGACGGCCGCATGGAAGCCACGGCCGACGACCTGGCGACCCTGACGCTGGATATGCTGATGGGGGAAGCGGGCAAGGTGCGCGGCGGCCCGAACCTGTTCCTCCATCCTGGCGGCGGGGTGGAGGAGGCCTGA
- a CDS encoding formate dehydrogenase subunit gamma, translated as MKRDPDKLDRYTAPERVNHWLVAFAFILLALSGLALFHPAFYPLSQLFGGGIWTRILHPFIGVALIFSFGSMFFRFRKLCVLTPADWEWLRHAREMMGGDDRNMPEAGKLNGGQKLLFWLLAACMTLLVLSGIVMWRAYFSFLFPPGVIRLAAVVHAATGAGMISLIMGHIYLAIWTKESIGAMLYGKVRRAWAKQHHPAWFREMTGGRK; from the coding sequence ATGAAACGAGATCCCGATAAATTAGACCGTTATACGGCTCCCGAGCGGGTCAACCACTGGCTGGTGGCGTTTGCCTTCATCCTCCTGGCGTTGTCCGGTCTGGCGCTGTTCCACCCCGCCTTCTACCCCCTGAGCCAGCTCTTTGGCGGCGGCATCTGGACGCGCATCCTCCACCCCTTCATCGGGGTGGCGCTGATCTTCTCCTTCGGCAGCATGTTCTTCCGGTTCCGGAAGCTGTGCGTCCTGACGCCGGCCGACTGGGAGTGGCTGCGCCATGCCCGCGAGATGATGGGCGGCGATGACCGGAACATGCCGGAAGCGGGCAAGCTGAACGGCGGCCAGAAGCTCTTGTTCTGGCTGCTGGCCGCCTGCATGACGCTGCTCGTCCTCTCCGGCATCGTCATGTGGCGCGCCTATTTCTCGTTCCTGTTCCCCCCCGGTGTGATCCGCCTGGCCGCGGTCGTGCATGCGGCGACCGGGGCGGGGATGATTTCCCTGATCATGGGCCACATCTATCTGGCCATCTGGACCAAGGAGAGCATCGGCGCCATGCTGTACGGCAAGGTCAGACGCGCCTGGGCGAAACAGCACCACCCGGCATGGTTCCGGGAGATGACGGGAGGACGTAAATGA
- the fdxH gene encoding formate dehydrogenase subunit beta, with product MALQSLDITRRSATTTPSPSQRQTIEVAKLIDVTKCIGCKACQVACMEWNDTRDAVGANHGVLDNPTDLTENSWTVMRYAEVELEPGKLEWLIRKDGCMHCANPGCLKACPAPGAVVQYSNGIVDFHEENCIGCGYCITGCPFNIPRLSRKDSKVYKCTLCSDRVAAGLEPACVKTCPTGALVFGSKEAMLHHAEERIADLKSRGFAKAGVYDPKGVDGTHVIYVLHHADRPEIYSGLPKDPSIGAMVELWKGAAKPLASLALGAVAAGAFLHYVTKGPNEVSEEIEKEFEE from the coding sequence ATGGCACTGCAATCACTGGACATCACCCGCCGTTCCGCCACCACCACCCCCTCGCCGAGCCAGCGCCAGACGATCGAGGTGGCCAAGCTGATCGACGTCACCAAGTGCATCGGCTGCAAGGCCTGCCAGGTGGCGTGCATGGAGTGGAACGACACCCGCGACGCCGTGGGCGCCAACCATGGCGTCCTGGACAACCCGACCGACCTGACCGAAAACTCCTGGACGGTGATGCGCTACGCCGAGGTGGAGTTGGAACCGGGGAAACTCGAATGGCTGATCCGCAAGGACGGTTGCATGCACTGCGCCAATCCGGGCTGCCTCAAGGCCTGCCCGGCACCCGGCGCCGTTGTCCAGTACAGCAACGGCATCGTGGATTTCCACGAGGAAAACTGCATCGGCTGCGGCTACTGCATCACCGGCTGCCCGTTCAACATCCCCCGCCTGTCCCGGAAGGACAGCAAGGTCTACAAGTGCACCCTCTGCTCCGACCGGGTGGCGGCGGGGCTGGAACCGGCCTGCGTCAAGACCTGCCCCACCGGCGCCCTCGTGTTCGGCTCCAAGGAGGCGATGCTTCACCACGCCGAAGAGCGGATCGCGGACCTGAAGAGCCGGGGCTTCGCCAAGGCGGGGGTCTATGACCCCAAAGGGGTGGACGGCACCCACGTGATCTACGTGCTGCACCACGCGGACCGGCCCGAGATCTACAGCGGCCTTCCCAAGGACCCCTCCATCGGCGCCATGGTCGAACTCTGGAAGGGGGCCGCCAAGCCGTTGGCCTCCCTGGCCCTCGGCGCGGTCGCCGCCGGCGCCTTTCTCCACTACGTGACCAAGGGTCCCAACGAGGTCTCGGAAGAGATCGAGAAGGAGTTCGAGGAATGA
- the fdnG gene encoding formate dehydrogenase-N subunit alpha: protein MKVTRRQFFKISAGGLGSSSIAMLGFSPGEAQAEVRTFKLARSTETRNTCPYCSVSCGLIMHSLGDRAKNAESAIFHIEGDPDHPVNRGTLCPKGAGLVDFIHSENRLKYPEYRAPGSREWQRISWDEAFTRVARLMKDDRDKNFIAKNAAGVTVNRWVTTGFLAASASSNESGYITQKAIRSLGALAFDNQARVUHGPTVASLAPTFGRGAMTNHWVDIKNANVIVVMGGNAAEAHPCGFKWVTEAKAHNHATLLVVDPRFTRSASVADYYAPIRTGTDIAFLGGVINYLLSHDKIQHEYVKAYTNATFIVNAGYRFDEGLFSGYDEPKRTYDKSTWSYEIGADGFAAVDETMQHPRCVLQLLKQHYSCYTPEAVSNICGTPKDAFLKVCATIATTSAPDRTLTFMYALGWTQHSVGSQMIRTAAMVQLLLGNMGMAGGGMNALRGHSNIQGLTDLGLLSDALPGYLTLPRDTEADYQAYVDKRTQKPVRPGQMSYWQNYPKFHVSLMKSWYGDRATKENNWCFDWLPKLDKVYDVLQVFELMFRGKLNGYVCQGFNPLAAFPNRAKLSKAMSQLKYLVVIDPLATETSCFWENHGEFNDVDPATIQTEVIRLPSTCFAEENGSLTNSGRWLQWHYKGAEPPGEAKQDADIIAGIFLKLRELYKKEGGAFPDALMNLTWNYKIPHAPAPEELAMEYNGKALADLTDPKDPTKVVLKKGQQLDGFAQLKDDGTTSSGCWIYSGAWTEKGNMMARRDNSDPSGLGNTLNWAFAWPANRRVLYNRASCDPSGKPWDPKRALVYWDGAKWTGPDVPDFKADSPPSEGMNPFIMQTEGVGRLFALDKMAEGPFPEHYEPFETPIDTNLLHPKVISNPAARVFKGDLEAFGKGKEYPYAGTTYRLTEHFHFWTKHTKLSAIMQPEQFVEIGEQLAKEKGIKAGDRVKVWSHRGFIKAVAVVTKRIRPLTVNGQTVHHVGIPFHWGFKGVAKSGYLANTLTPFVGDANTQTPEFKSFLVNIEKA from the coding sequence ATGAAAGTGACGCGAAGACAGTTTTTCAAGATTTCTGCCGGCGGGCTGGGGAGTTCCAGCATCGCCATGCTGGGCTTTTCGCCCGGCGAAGCGCAGGCAGAGGTCCGCACGTTCAAGCTGGCCCGCAGTACCGAGACCCGCAACACCTGCCCCTACTGCTCGGTGAGTTGCGGCCTGATCATGCACAGCCTGGGGGACCGGGCGAAAAACGCCGAGTCGGCGATCTTCCACATCGAGGGCGATCCGGACCATCCGGTGAACCGCGGTACCCTCTGCCCCAAGGGTGCGGGGCTGGTGGATTTCATCCACAGCGAAAACCGGCTCAAGTACCCGGAATACCGCGCCCCCGGCTCCAGGGAATGGCAGCGCATCTCTTGGGACGAGGCATTTACCCGGGTGGCCCGGCTGATGAAGGACGACCGGGACAAAAACTTCATTGCCAAAAACGCCGCCGGCGTCACGGTCAACCGCTGGGTGACCACCGGTTTCCTGGCGGCCTCCGCCTCCAGCAACGAATCCGGCTACATCACCCAGAAGGCCATCCGCAGCCTGGGCGCCCTGGCCTTCGACAATCAGGCCCGAGTCTGACACGGACCAACGGTGGCCAGTTTGGCCCCCACATTCGGTCGCGGTGCCATGACCAACCATTGGGTTGATATCAAAAACGCCAACGTCATCGTCGTCATGGGCGGCAACGCCGCCGAGGCTCACCCCTGCGGCTTCAAATGGGTGACCGAGGCCAAGGCCCACAACCACGCGACGTTGCTCGTGGTAGACCCCCGCTTCACCCGTTCGGCATCGGTGGCCGACTACTACGCCCCCATCCGCACCGGCACGGACATCGCCTTCCTGGGCGGGGTGATCAACTACCTGCTCTCCCACGACAAGATCCAGCACGAATACGTCAAGGCCTACACCAACGCCACCTTCATCGTCAACGCGGGATACCGGTTCGACGAGGGTCTGTTCTCGGGCTACGACGAACCGAAACGCACCTACGACAAATCCACCTGGTCTTACGAGATCGGGGCGGACGGCTTTGCCGCGGTGGACGAGACCATGCAGCACCCCCGCTGCGTGCTGCAACTGCTCAAGCAGCACTACTCCTGCTACACGCCGGAGGCGGTGAGCAACATCTGCGGCACCCCCAAAGACGCCTTCCTCAAGGTGTGCGCAACCATCGCCACCACCTCGGCGCCCGACCGCACCCTGACCTTCATGTACGCCCTGGGGTGGACCCAGCACTCGGTGGGATCGCAGATGATCCGCACCGCGGCCATGGTGCAGCTCCTGTTGGGCAACATGGGCATGGCCGGCGGGGGGATGAACGCCCTGCGGGGCCACTCCAACATCCAGGGACTCACCGACCTGGGGCTTCTGTCCGACGCCCTGCCGGGGTATCTTACCCTGCCCCGGGATACGGAGGCCGACTACCAGGCCTACGTGGACAAGCGGACCCAGAAGCCCGTGCGCCCCGGCCAGATGTCCTACTGGCAGAACTATCCCAAGTTCCACGTCAGCCTGATGAAATCCTGGTACGGCGACAGGGCGACCAAGGAGAACAACTGGTGCTTCGACTGGCTGCCCAAGCTGGACAAGGTGTACGACGTGCTCCAGGTGTTCGAGCTGATGTTCCGGGGCAAGCTGAACGGCTACGTCTGCCAGGGCTTCAACCCCCTGGCCGCGTTCCCCAACAGGGCCAAGCTGAGCAAGGCCATGTCCCAGTTGAAATACCTGGTGGTGATCGACCCCCTGGCCACGGAGACCTCGTGCTTCTGGGAGAACCACGGCGAATTCAACGACGTGGACCCGGCCACGATCCAGACCGAGGTGATCCGCCTCCCCTCCACCTGCTTCGCCGAGGAGAACGGCTCCCTCACCAACTCCGGGCGCTGGCTGCAGTGGCACTACAAGGGGGCCGAGCCGCCGGGAGAGGCCAAACAGGATGCGGACATCATCGCCGGCATCTTCCTCAAGCTGCGGGAGCTGTACAAAAAAGAGGGGGGCGCCTTCCCGGACGCGCTCATGAACCTCACCTGGAACTACAAGATCCCCCATGCGCCGGCTCCCGAGGAGTTGGCCATGGAGTACAACGGCAAGGCCCTGGCCGACCTGACCGACCCCAAGGACCCGACCAAGGTCGTCCTGAAGAAGGGGCAGCAACTGGACGGCTTCGCCCAACTCAAGGACGACGGCACCACCTCGTCCGGCTGCTGGATCTATTCGGGGGCCTGGACGGAGAAGGGGAACATGATGGCCCGGCGGGACAACTCCGATCCCTCGGGCCTGGGCAACACCCTCAACTGGGCCTTCGCCTGGCCGGCCAACCGGCGCGTCCTGTACAACCGCGCCTCCTGCGACCCGTCCGGCAAGCCGTGGGACCCGAAGCGCGCGCTGGTGTACTGGGACGGCGCCAAGTGGACCGGCCCCGACGTGCCCGACTTCAAGGCGGACTCACCTCCCAGCGAGGGGATGAACCCCTTTATCATGCAAACGGAAGGCGTGGGGCGGCTCTTTGCCCTGGACAAGATGGCGGAAGGGCCGTTCCCCGAGCACTACGAGCCGTTCGAGACCCCCATCGACACCAACCTCCTGCACCCGAAGGTGATCAGCAACCCGGCGGCGCGGGTGTTCAAGGGCGATCTGGAGGCCTTCGGCAAGGGAAAGGAGTACCCCTACGCCGGCACCACCTACCGCCTCACCGAGCACTTCCACTTCTGGACCAAGCACACCAAGCTGTCGGCCATCATGCAGCCGGAGCAGTTCGTGGAGATCGGCGAGCAGTTGGCCAAGGAAAAGGGGATCAAGGCCGGGGACCGGGTCAAGGTCTGGTCCCATCGCGGCTTCATCAAGGCGGTGGCGGTGGTGACCAAACGCATCAGGCCCCTCACGGTGAACGGCCAGACCGTCCACCACGTGGGCATCCCGTTCCACTGGGGCTTCAAGGGCGTTGCCAAGAGCGGTTACCTGGCCAACACCCTGACCCCCTTCGTGGGGGACGCCAACACCCAGACGCCGGAGTTCAAGTCGTTCCTCGTCAATATCGAGAAGGCATAG
- a CDS encoding TetR/AcrR family transcriptional regulator, whose translation MGIVERKERQKESLRQEILDAAREILLAEGYAKLSMRSIAKRIEYSPTTIYLYFKNKDEILFHLCDESLERQFEAMDAAADGKSSPLARLRATLRAYIDFGLSEPDRYRITYMTDISPYVSVASILNEGSFGNKLLELVRRRLNDILVESGSALDPESAFQTLWAHSHGIVSLLISCPDFPWVERDKLIETNIDISLKGLLP comes from the coding sequence ATGGGCATAGTCGAACGAAAAGAACGGCAGAAAGAATCGCTCCGGCAGGAGATTCTCGACGCAGCGCGGGAAATCCTGCTCGCCGAGGGATATGCCAAGCTTTCCATGCGCAGCATCGCCAAGCGCATCGAGTATTCCCCCACCACGATCTACCTCTATTTCAAAAACAAGGACGAAATCCTCTTCCATCTCTGCGACGAATCGCTGGAGCGCCAATTCGAGGCCATGGATGCGGCGGCCGACGGCAAATCATCCCCCCTGGCGCGGTTACGCGCAACGTTGCGGGCCTATATCGATTTCGGCCTCTCCGAACCGGACCGCTACCGGATTACCTATATGACCGATATTTCCCCGTATGTCAGCGTGGCCAGCATATTGAACGAGGGGAGCTTCGGCAATAAGCTGCTCGAGTTGGTGCGGCGGCGGCTGAACGACATACTCGTCGAATCCGGGTCGGCCCTGGACCCGGAAAGCGCCTTCCAGACGCTCTGGGCCCACAGTCACGGCATCGTGTCGCTTTTGATAAGCTGCCCCGACTTCCCCTGGGTTGAACGGGACAAGCTCATTGAAACAAACATCGACATAAGCTTGAAGGGTTTACTGCCCTGA
- a CDS encoding efflux RND transporter periplasmic adaptor subunit, which yields MKAVVLFLAGMLAMTLPACSSGKKSEQSAGSAIPVKIGTPHHREDREAVSVSGTTAAPDAPANASFLVSGKVIQVGPREGDPVRKGQLLASVDPTDYRLALAAATAQADMARVAYERAEDEHRRMKMLFDSKSLAPNDYRKFRAAFESARQQVEQAVASEKLSRKHVADATLHASVSGFIAKRAIEPGEMASPGRPVFEIVRLDTVEVSVGVPETDVHLVRAGQRAEVTLPALPGRSFEGTVRLVNVSADAGTRTYMTRISVPNPKHELRIGMVAEAHIRGDRTVKLLTLPVEAIVRDPQGATMVYIYYPAQKRAYAKRVETGVMYGNEIEIKQGLTGDEPVILAGQERLRDGAPVSAIPAGEAPGKKTAAPEKGARQ from the coding sequence ATGAAAGCAGTCGTTCTTTTTCTGGCAGGGATGTTGGCCATGACGCTTCCGGCATGCTCATCGGGCAAAAAAAGTGAACAGAGCGCCGGTTCAGCGATACCGGTGAAGATCGGCACGCCGCACCATCGGGAAGACCGGGAGGCCGTGTCGGTCAGCGGGACCACCGCCGCTCCGGATGCGCCGGCAAATGCCTCGTTCCTCGTATCCGGAAAGGTGATCCAGGTCGGCCCGCGGGAAGGGGACCCGGTCAGGAAGGGGCAACTGCTGGCATCGGTCGATCCGACCGATTACCGGCTGGCCCTGGCAGCGGCCACGGCACAGGCCGACATGGCCCGGGTCGCCTATGAACGCGCCGAGGATGAGCATCGGCGCATGAAGATGCTGTTCGACTCCAAGAGCCTGGCGCCCAACGATTACCGGAAATTCAGGGCCGCATTCGAATCCGCCCGGCAGCAGGTGGAGCAGGCCGTTGCCTCGGAAAAGCTGTCCCGGAAACACGTGGCCGATGCAACGCTCCATGCGTCCGTCAGCGGGTTCATTGCCAAACGCGCCATCGAACCGGGCGAAATGGCGAGCCCTGGCCGCCCGGTCTTCGAAATCGTCAGGTTGGATACCGTAGAGGTCAGCGTGGGGGTCCCCGAGACCGACGTGCACCTCGTCCGTGCGGGACAGAGGGCCGAGGTTACGCTGCCGGCATTGCCGGGGAGGTCATTCGAGGGGACCGTACGCCTCGTCAATGTTTCCGCCGATGCCGGCACGCGCACCTATATGACCCGCATCAGCGTCCCGAACCCGAAACACGAGCTCAGGATCGGCATGGTTGCGGAAGCGCACATCCGCGGCGACAGGACGGTAAAGCTGCTGACCCTGCCGGTGGAGGCGATCGTGCGCGACCCGCAGGGCGCCACGATGGTCTACATCTACTATCCCGCCCAAAAACGGGCGTATGCCAAGCGGGTCGAAACCGGCGTCATGTACGGCAATGAGATCGAAATCAAGCAGGGGCTCACGGGGGACGAGCCGGTCATCCTTGCCGGCCAGGAGCGCCTCCGGGACGGCGCCCCCGTTTCCGCCATACCGGCCGGGGAGGCCCCGGGAAAGAAGACAGCGGCACCCGAAAAGGGGGCGCGGCAATGA